From Impatiens glandulifera chromosome 7, dImpGla2.1, whole genome shotgun sequence:
TATTAGAGAATAATTTGAACTTGCATGATTCCTACTAATTGAATGATGCATGAAATGAACAATTTTCAGATCATGTGTTCAAGATCAGACACTGTAGTCGCCACAACTCTATTAATAGAAacttaaaaagtatatatataaactcaGGATAATAAACTAGTTTTAACAAATAGGACTACTTGACTTTGCATGCCAGTTATGGcagtaatataataaatatgattcaacaaaataaaagccaaaagagtttcaattttttttttttcttgcaaACCAAAAGGAGCATACCATTTTTTCAATCGGGTAGAGACATCAGTCTTTCTCTGGTCTAATGTATGAATGAATAACATCCATTCCGGTGCTATGTTAAAGGTATCATTGGAACTGTGATTTAAAGTTGAAGGATGTAAGGAAGGGCAAGGTAGCACATGAAGGTTATGAAGTTGTTCTCCAAGAAAAGAAGCTAAATTCAAAGTATCTTTTGATGAAAGTGTATCCCTCCTGAAGAAATGAAAATACAATATGTCAAGAAAAAATTAACACATCACCTCACTCAAACTGAAGGATTTTTTTATCAACATATGATTAACTTACAAATCAGCAAATATTTTTCCTTTGCATCTTTTGGTGATAATATAGGGCCATATATTTGGGTATTCACCATCATGACTTGATTCATACAGTGATGTTCCTGCTTCTCTACATAGATATTTACTTCTATTCCATACTCCAAAAGGAAATTCATCTTCAGATGACTGCTCGGAAATCACTGTGTTTGTTATCATTTCAGGAATACCTCTTCCATTCCACGATActattttatatgattcattCTCCATATATATAAACCCGCTTCCCACAACAAGAGGTATGTGATTTACAAGGGGGGATTTAACTTTGCATAGAAGACTGTAGAATTCAAGCTGTAAAAAGGGCATTTTGAAGCTAGTAAGGATAACTAAGACAAAAAGTTGAGCCAaaaagttgacattttttaCCTCCGTTCCTAAAGCATAAAGACATGCTTCAAACCCTCCTTCAACATAGAGTTTAACTACATTATCAGCAATGAGATACACCTTGCAAGGAAGAAAGCACAGACATGATCCAACTGATAGTAAATACCCTTGTTGATGATGTACAGAACTTCTGTTTTTTCTTTATCACGGAATATTTTTCAGTTTAACAAAGAACATCAGTATAGGGATTTTACGCAAAGTAACATCATATTATCCAAACTATGGTTTATCTACTCACTGGGCAAGGCGGATGAAACAAGTGACTATATTACACAATTCAACAAGACAGAAAAAGTAACCAGAGTGCCCAGAGATATCTAAcaattaaatgttaatttaagTAAATCACTTACAGGATTACTGCCCATGCCTATAGGAAACCTTTCATCATCTGTAGGGACTGGTAACCCATGGAAGGGACAAATTGTTTTCAAGCATTCATGCCATCTATCTGCACTCAGTGCAATGCAGGCACCCTACGAAATTTAAGATAACAAGTTTTAGATACtgattaaactaattaatttgtaataaaatatacagGTCTACACTTCTGCAAGTAAACACTCAACTCTTGgcttaatttttttactatcaAGATGTTAATTATGGATGAAAGAGGTTATTAAGGATGCTTcccaagaaagaaagaaaaaagttaGAGCAAGGTATTCCTCAGAAAACAATTGTCACATTTCTATGGAGGAATAATATCTGATGCAAAAAGACATGTTAGCCAGTGGAATGCAATTTTGCAAATTAACCGTGCCCTTTATTGATTGCCAAGATAACAGAAAACAAATTCCATTAAAATCTAATACCTTCCATATTAGGTCTCTCATTCCTGGTTTTCCCACCCAAAGCTTGTATAACCACTCTCTCATTTCTCGCGGTCCAAAGCAGTTACCCGAGCTCCAAGGAGAACTATAATGGTTCttatttttatccaaaaacatcTCTAGGAAGTTGATGTCATAAGCAAAGTTATCTCGAGAAGAATTGTATTTTCCGTTGGTCCTACTTGTGTCATGATGGATTTTCTCCTCTGAAGTTTTGCACATTCTCATTCTTTTTCCTTCCCTAGCTATGTCTGAGCTGTCCATAAGCATTCCATCATCCCCATCCTCAAGGGCAAGCATTCCAGCTCGGCAAACTCCTTTATGTTGATAACCAGGAGCCATATCAAGGCATGCAAATTCAAAGTTCTTTGAATTCACAAAATTCTGAGTTACGGCAATAGTGGTTTCCAGATTTAATATACAGTGCCACCATCCACTGGGTACAAATATAGTCTCGCCAGGCAGTTGGGTACACTCTATAGGTTTGTCTTCATCAGCAAGAAGTGGATAAAAGTCCAGCCACCACTGAGAGAACACAAAGAATATAAGTTATGTCCAAGATATAAAGCCAtacaaaaataatcaaaacctaGAAGCTGCAATAGGATCTTGTCCTGGATGATAAATTGAAATACCTGCAGTGATGGTGGAGTATCGATATTGACATCACCGTCTTCTTCATTCACATGTACAGTCACTCCAAGAGGTACCCTTCCTGGAGGATATAGTGCCCACCTGATTGAAGAGGAAGATTATTCTAAAAAACAGCAAAACTACACTAGCACTGACCACTAATGGAAGTAACGATACAGACGGCATTTGCTTCACAGACAACATAAGCATCTGCATATCTAAGAACATgtacaaatattttgataatatccAAATTTCCCTTCAGGCAATCCAGTCTATGTATTTGGTCAATATAGGATCAAGTTCATTAACCAAATGTCCCATAAAGGATCCTTGATGACTGAGTGCATGTATctaatttaatgtgtaatgCTACTACTACCAATACCATCAACACCAAATGTAGACGATATTGACATCACCGTCTTCTTCATTCACATGTACAGTCACTCCAAGAGGTACCCTTCCTGGAGGATATAGTGCCCACCTGATTGAAGAGGAAGATGATTCTAAAAAACAGCTAACTACACTAGAACTGACCACTAATGGAAGTAACGATACAGACGGCATTTGCTTCACAGACAACATAAGCATCTGCATATCTAAGaacatgtaaaaatatttttataatatccaAATTTCCCTTCAGGCAATCCAGTCTATATATTTGGTCAATATAGGATCAAGTTCATTAACCAAATGTCCCGGAAAGGATCCTTGATGACTGAGTGCAagtatctaattatttaatgtgTAATGCTACTACTACCAATACCATCAACACCAAATGTAGCGAGCTAGTCTGAAAGTGAAAAGGATTGACAAGTGACTATGTAGCCAAGAAATAACCACTTACAGAAACAAGAAGACATCCTGATGCAAGAAGTAATAAAAACTGTATGACAGAATTTAACTGCAAGTAGATAACACAAATTTTACCTTTTACGGCCACATAGAAGAGTGTTCCAGGCACTAGTAAGAGCAGGATCAACATGCCAAGAGGCTCCAGACCTCTCTGGTCCAATTATGAGCCATCTGAAAGCAGGCCGATTTTCTAAACTCAGTACGTCAAAATAATCTTCTTTAAACAGATGAGGGACGCTGTAGTCCTCCAACAACCCTGGTGCAACCTCACCAAACTGCAGTACACTTGAGTTAGAATGATGAGCTATTCCACATAACATTGGAAGGTAAAATAA
This genomic window contains:
- the LOC124944773 gene encoding F-box protein At1g78280; this encodes MEVEGFQAQFLPTDRRFDALGDLRVLPDEILCAILTSLTPRDVARLSCVSSVMYILCNEEPLWMNLCLNNINGPLKYDLGWKNTTLKHLDLLKESHEPRQMVLRSDGFNSLFLLRRYYRCHTTLAGFSFDQGNVERKEDISLENFQDEFDGKKPVLLTGLAESWPARHMWTVDKLIKNYGDTTLRISQKSAKKISMKFKDYASYMNNQHDEDPLYIFDDKFGEVAPGLLEDYSVPHLFKEDYFDVLSLENRPAFRWLIIGPERSGASWHVDPALTSAWNTLLCGRKRWALYPPGRVPLGVTVHVNEEDGDVNIDTPPSLQWWLDFYPLLADEDKPIECTQLPGETIFVPSGWWHCILNLETTIAVTQNFVNSKNFEFACLDMAPGYQHKGVCRAGMLALEDGDDGMLMDSSDIAREGKRMRMCKTSEEKIHHDTSRTNGKYNSSRDNFAYDINFLEMFLDKNKNHYSSPWSSGNCFGPREMREWLYKLWVGKPGMRDLIWKGACIALSADRWHECLKTICPFHGLPVPTDDERFPIGMGSNPVYLIADNVVKLYVEGGFEACLYALGTELEFYSLLCKVKSPLVNHIPLVVGSGFIYMENESYKIVSWNGRGIPEMITNTVISEQSSEDEFPFGVWNRSKYLCREAGTSLYESSHDGEYPNIWPYIITKRCKGKIFADLRDTLSSKDTLNLASFLGEQLHNLHVLPCPSLHPSTLNHSSNDTFNIAPEWMLFIHTLDQRKTDVSTRLKKWGDPIPSFLIAKAEEYLPTDLTQLLNLSKDGKVSRPCSWIHSDIMDDNIHMEEEGSASSCPLNGNIDNNVEEQTSWRPSFILDFSDLSIGDPIFDIIPIYLDVFRGDPYLLKRLLDSYKLPLSISSSCDQSAKDKFGRLSYVAMCYCILHEDNILGAIFSMWKELREAKSWEEVEERVWGYLNEYKALNN